From the Lathyrus oleraceus cultivar Zhongwan6 chromosome 4, CAAS_Psat_ZW6_1.0, whole genome shotgun sequence genome, one window contains:
- the LOC127073594 gene encoding uncharacterized protein LOC127073594, whose protein sequence is MNPIPKPYRTWITGAAVVLGGIATLNVASTLTLKALQVVAENKRKKIALPCMACRGKGFYICKLCNGNSTIAWSPMYDPIAINPCVCPTCDGNRVQRCLNCLGKGYD, encoded by the exons ATGAATCCAATTCCGAAGCCATATCGAACATGGATTACGGGTGCTGCAGTTGTATTAGGTGGAATTGCAACACTGAACGTGGCTTCTACACTTACACTCAAAGCACTTCAGGTTGTGGCTGAGAATAAACGG AAAAAGATAGCGTTGCCGTGTATGGCTTGTAGAGGGAAGGGGTTTTATATATGCAAATTGTGTAATGGGAATTCAACCATTGCTTGGTCTCCTATGTATGATCCTATTGCAATTAACCCCTGCGTTTGTCCGACTTGCGATGGAAACAG GGTACAACGTTGTCTGAATTGTTTGGGAAAAGGCTATGACTAA
- the LOC127073593 gene encoding uncharacterized protein LOC127073593, with product MNFVIAKNPIHLFNSHSSCFLYRSRVPSILLPSSSTKWTRSIKTLRLRATSESTSSIYGGWDELRSSEGSGEYDSLRNFLVSIGIDDRKNAFVFLMGVVCAMAISRVRVSSVLILPGSALVFAVGYTVGFFRNGVFSFGEVRMSGSNKRKEKDEKLKSLDEFLDEIDLGVNSLKNDVQNSIKSKKIKIGDLYGYVEATDKIKLLTLNVRNIVKTLIDNEEKLNDVFVENHKTARRKKQVGEAGYQMLQYIGSLFQENLGSSNSTKVRENVEKTLDQTRGNNDLPPFEDSPLNLVDDGKVNGKLDSSQDMFSNSVSDMDRNGRRMSTNSEKDNFGVRENRKDADKFHDREEFTQQNKGLRFTNNRSFSLKMDSSSVTDMWESHDSRLDSERYKVRMKRVESETSFVREQLHNQGRETLRSSLDKRDSGSDRSQYKEDRDSVNYDVDHLLGDDLSESENEFNAPPSSKISDDIMFDKYLGEATDLLKQGKEFVKGVYDGEQAEIMLYRSANLLSKAVDLKPMSLLAVGQLGNTYLLHGELKLKISRELRTLLSGNIQPSSAKHSRILKELRNKITSKEEAMQLLIEVCEECEELLVNAGRKYRLALSIDSNDVRALYNWGLALSFRGQLVADIGPGAAFEAEKVFLAAIDKFDAMLLKGNVYAPDALFRWGMTLQQRSRLRPGSSKEKLKLLQQAKRLYEDALDMDSNNMQVKDALSLCVSELNYRQF from the exons ATGAACTTCGTTATTGCTAAAAATCCTATTCATCTTTTCAATTCTCACTCATCGTGTTTTCTCTATCGATCTCGTGTACCTTCGATTCTTCTTCCCAGTTCAAGCACAAAATGGACACGTAGCATCAAAACCCTAAGATTAAGAGCTACGTCTGAATCTACCTCGAGTATTTATGGAGGTTGGGATGAACTACGCAGCTCAGAAGGTTCCGGTGAGTATGATTCGTTGCGCAATTTTCTTGTTTCAATTGGAATCGATGATAGGAAGAATGCTTTTGTGTTCCTCATGGGGGTTGTTTGTGCGATGGCAATTTCTAGGGTTAGGGTTTCTTCTGTGCTTATTCTTCCCGGTTCGGCTTTGGTTTTCGCCGTTGGTTATACCGTAGGTTTTTTTCGAAATGGAGTGTTTTCGTTCGGTGAAGTGAGGATGAGTGGAAGTAATAAGAGGAAAGAAAAAGATGAGAAATTGAAGAGTTTGGATGAATTCTTGGATGAGATTGATCTTGGGGTTAATAGTTTGAAGAATGATGTACAAAATTCTATTAAGAGTAAAAAGATTAAAATTGGTGATTTATATGGTTATGTTGAAGCTACTGATAAGATAAAATTGTTAACTTTGAATGTTAGGAATATTGTTAAGACTTTGATTGATAATGAGGAAAAGTTGAATGATGTTTTTGTTGAGAATCATAAAACTGCTAGAAGGAAGAAACAAGTTGGAGAAGCTGGGTACCAGATGCTTCAATATATTGGTAGTTTATTTCAGGAAAATTTGGGTAGCTCGAATTCTACTAAAGTCAGAGAAAATGTGGAGAAAACGTTGGATCAAACTCGAGGAAACAATGATTTGCCTCCGTTTGAAGACAGTCctttgaatttggttgatgatGGTAAAGTAAATGGCAAGTTGGACTCTTCTCAAGACATGTTTAGTAACTCTGTTTCGGATATGGACAGAAATGGAAGACGGATGAGTACTAATTCTGAGAAGGATAATTTTGGTGTAAGGGAGAATCGCAAAGACGCTGACAAATTTCACGACAGAGAAGAGTTTACTCAGCAGAACAAAGGGTTGAGATTCACAAATAACCGTAGCTTCTCTTTGAAGATGGATTCCAGCAGTGTGACAGACATGTGGGAATCCCATGACAGTCGGCTTGATTCTGAAAGGTATAAAGTCAGAATGAAACGTGTGGAGAGCGAGACTTCTTTTGTACGCGAGCAGTTGCATAATCAAGGCCGTGAAACTCTCAGGTCTTCTCTTGACAAGAGAGATAGTGGATCTGATAGGTCTCAGTATAAAGAAGATAGAGATAGTGTGAATTATGATGTCGATCACCTTCTTGGGGATGACTTGTCTGAGAGTGAGAATGAATTCAATGCCCCTCCGTCTTCAAAAATTTCAGATGATATAATGTTTGATAAGTATCTTGGTGAAGCAACAGATCTTCTCAAACAAGGAAAAGAGTTTGTAAAGGGTGTTTATGATGGCGAACAAGCTGAAATCATGTTATATAGATCTGCAAATTTACTCTCCAAAGCTGTGGACTTGAAACCTATGAGTTTGTTGGCTGTGGGACAGTTAGGAAACACTTATCTTCTTCATGGAGAATTAAAATTGAAGATTAGTCGCGAACTGAGAACTCTCCTTTCGGGAAACATCCAACCATCATCCGCAAAACATAGTAGAATATTGAAGGAGCTGCGAAATAAAATTACCAGTAAAGAAGAAGCTATGCAATTGCTTATTGAAGTATGTGAAGAGTGTGAAGAGCTACTGGTGAATGCAGGAAGAAAGTATAGACTGGCATTATCAATTGATTCAAATGATGTGAGAGCCCTATATAATTGGGGCCTTGCACTATCTTTCCGTGGTCAATTGGTAGCAGATATTGGTCCG GGTGCAGCTTTTGAGGCCGAAAAAGTATTCTTGGCTGCAATTGACAAGTTCGATGCTATGCTGTTGAAAGGAAATGTTTATGCACCAGATG CTTTGTTCAGATGGGGTATGACTTTACAGCAGAGATCTCGCTTAAGACCAGGAAGCAGTAAGGAGAAGTTGAAATTACTTCAGCAGGCTAAAAGGCTATACGAAGATGCTCTTGATATGGACTCGAATAACATGCAAGTGaaagatgccttatccttgtgtGTCTCTGAGCTTAACTATAGACAATTTTAG